The Lycium barbarum isolate Lr01 chromosome 10, ASM1917538v2, whole genome shotgun sequence genome includes a region encoding these proteins:
- the LOC132615050 gene encoding E3 ubiquitin-protein ligase RHA2A-like yields the protein MGLQNQLTDVSSESIPILLVTLLANCLTNLRSLIFTFLQFLGLSSFQLNPIQIETATLYDVVGSGLTGLVMLAEQLNINRVFSYTFDDQDDEAAGSSCVVCLNRLGDGEHVRKLVCKHVFHKECFDGWLDTFNFNCPICRSSLVSEERVVLTRRRVAWDVLDWFSLR from the coding sequence ATGGGATTACAAAATCAATTAACTGATGTTTCTAGTGAATCAATCCCAATTTTACTAGTAACCCTTCTTGCCAATTGCTTAACCAATCTCCGTTCACTTATTTTCACTTTCCTTCAGTTCCTTGGTTTATCGTCTTTTCAATTAAATCCGATACAAATTGAAACTGCCACTTTATATGACGTTGTTGGGTCCGGTTTAACAGGACTTGTTATGTTAGCCGAGCAACTTAATATAAACCGTGTTTTTTCATACACATTTGATGATCAAGACGATGAAGCTGCTGGTTCAAGTTGTGTTGTTTGTTTAAATAGATTGGGTGATGGTGAACATGTTAGGAAATTGGTTTGTAAACATGTTTTTCATAAAGAGTGTTTTGATGGTTGGTTAGATACGTTTAATTTTAATTGCCCGATTTGTCGGTCTTCTTTGGTTTCTGAGGAGCGCGTGGTGCTAACGCGCCGGCGAGTCGCTTGGGATGTTCTTGATTGGTTCTCCTTGAGATGA